One region of Quercus lobata isolate SW786 chromosome 2, ValleyOak3.0 Primary Assembly, whole genome shotgun sequence genomic DNA includes:
- the LOC115976258 gene encoding probable UDP-arabinopyranose mutase 2, translating into MASAEASSIAPTPLLKDELDIVIPTIRNLDFLEMWRPFFQPYHLIIVQDGDPSKVIKVPEGFDYELYNRNDINRILGPKASCISFKDSACRCFGYMVSKKKYIYTIDDDCFVAKDPSGKSINALEQHIKNLLCPSTPHFFNTLYDPYREGADFVRGYPFSLREGAKTAVSHGLWLNIPDYDAPTQLVKPRERNTRYVDMVLTIPKGTLFPMCGMNLAFDRELIGPAMYFGLMGDGQPIGRYDDMWAGWCVKVICDHLGLGVKTGLPYIWHSKASNPFVNLKKEYKGIFWQEEIIPFFQSAVLPKECTSVQQCYLELSKQVKEKLSKVDPYFDKLADAMVTWIDAWDELNAEGASAQLSNGKA; encoded by the exons ATGGCTTCCGCTGAAGCTTCTTCGATTGCCCCAACGCCATTGTTGAAAGATGAGCTTGACATTGTGATCCCCACAATCAGGAACCTCGACTTCCTTGAGATGTGGAGGCCATTCTTTCAGCCTTACCATCTCATCATTGTCCAAGATGGAGACCCTTCGAAGGTCATCAAAGTCCCTGAAGGCTTTGATTATGAACTCTACAACCGCAACGATATCAACAGGATTCTGGGTCCTAAAGCTTCTTGCATTTCCTTCAAAGACTCAGCTTGTCGTTGCTTTGGCTACATGGTGTCCAAGAAGAAGTATATCTACACAATTGACGATGACTGCTTT GTTGCTAAAGACCCATCTGGCAAATCAATCAATGCACTTGAGCAGCACATCAAGAACCTTCTCTGCCCGTCCACCCCTCATTTCTTCAATACCCTGTATGATCCTTACCGTGAAGGTGCAGATTTCGTCCGTGGATATCCATTCAGTCTCCGCGAGGGTGCCAAAACTGCTGTTTCTCATGGCCTCTGGCTCAACATCCCTGATTATGACGCACCTACACAGCTCGTGAAGCCTCGGGAGAGGAACACTAG GTATGTGGATATGGTTCTGACAATTCCAAAGGGCACCCTGTTCCCCATGTGCGGTATGAATTTGGCATTTGACCGTGAGCTTATTGGCCCTGCAATGTACTTTGGTCTCATGGGTGATGGTCAGCCTATTGGACGCTACGATGATATGTGGGCTGGCTGGTGTGTCAAG GTGATATGCGACCATTTGGGTTTGGGAGTGAAGACTGGCCTTCCCTATATCTGGCACAGCAAAGCTAGTAACCCATTTGTGAATCTGAAGAAGGAGTACAAAGGCATCTTCTGGCAGGAAGAGATCATTCCATTCTTCCAATCAGCTGTTCTTCCAAAAGAATGCACCAGTGTTCAGCAGTGCTACCTTGAACTTTCCAAGCAGGTTAAGGAAAAGCTCAGTAAGGTAGATCCTTACTTCGACAAGCTGGCAGATGCAATGGTCACATGGATTGATGCTTGGGATGAGCTAAACGCTGAAGGAGCATCAGCCCAACTATCCAATGGCAAAGCTTAA
- the LOC115976259 gene encoding cytochrome P450 85A: protein MAVFILVLVAVFVLCICSALLRWNEVRYRKKGLPPGTMGWPVFGETTEFLKQGPNFMKNQRARYGSFFKSHILGCPTIVSMDPELNRYILMNEAKGLVPGYPRSMLDILGKCNIAAVHGSTHKYMRGALLALISPTIIRDQLLPKIDDFMRSHLNNWDNHIINIQEKTKEMALLSSLKQIAGIESCSISQPFMAEFFKLVLGTLSLPIDLPGTNYRRGFQARKNIVSMLTQLIDERRASKETHEDMLGCLMRSDENRYKLTDEEIIDQIITILYSGYETVSTTSMMAVKYLHDHPRALQELRKEHLAIRERKRPEDPIDCNDLKSMRFTRAVIFETSRLATIVNGVLRKTTQDMELNGFVIPKGWRIYVYTREINYDPFLYPEPLTFNPWRWMDKSLECQNNLLIFGGGTRQCPGKELGIAEISTFLHYFITRYRWEEIGGDKLMKFPRVEAPNGLHIRVSSY from the exons ATGGCTGTTTTCATTCTGGTTCTTGTGGCTGTCTTCGTGCTCTGTATCTGCTCTGCTTTATTGAGATGGAATGAGGTGAGGTATAGGAAGAAAGGTTTGCCTCCTGGTACAATGGGTTGGCCAGTTTTTGGAGAGACTACTGAGTTTCTAAAACAAGGTCCAAACTTCATGAAAAACCAGAGAGCAAG GTATGGCAGTTTTTTCAAGTCCCACATACTGGGCTGTCCTACCATCGTATCAATGGATCCTGAGCTCAACAGGTACATCCTCATGAATGAGGCAAAAGGCCTTGTTCCTGGCTACCCACGGTCTATGCTAGATATCTTAGGAAAATGCAACATTGCAGCAGTCCATGGCTCTACCCACAAGTACATGAGAGGAGCATTGCTTGCCCTTATTAGCCCCACCATAATCAGAGACCAGCTTTTGCCAAAAATTGATGATTTCATGAGAAGCCACCTTAACAACTGGGATAACCATATCATCAAcattcaagaaaagaccaaaGAG ATGGCTCTTCTCTCATCCCTTAAGCAGATTGCTGGTATTGAATCCTGTTCAATATCCCAACCATTCATGGCTGAGTTCTTTAAGCTGGTTTTAGGGACACTTTCATTGCCTATTGATCTTCCAGGAACAAATTATCGTCGTGGGTTCCAG GcaagaaaaaatattgtaagCATGTTGACACAGCTAATAGATGAAAGAAGAGCTTCCAAGGAAACCCACGAAGACATGCTTGGTTGCCTAATGAGAAGTGATGAAAATAGATACAAACTTACTGATGAAGAAATAATTGATCAAATAATTACAATTTTGTATTCCGGTTATGAAACTGTTTCAACTACTTCAATGATGGCTGTCAAGTATCTCCATGATCATCCAAGAGCTCTTCAAGAACTAAGA AAAGAGCATTTGGCaattagagaaaggaaaaggcCTGAGGATCCCATTGATTGTAATGACCTTAAATCTATGAGGTTCACTCGTGCG GTCATTTTTGAGACATCAAGATTAGCCACAATTGTTAATGGGGTTTTAAGGAAAACCACTCAAGATATGGAGCTAAATG GATTTGTGATTCCAAAAGGATGGAGAATATATGTTTATACAAGGGAGATAAACTATGACCCTTTTCTATATCCAGAACCATTAACCTTCAATCCATGGAGATGGATG GATAAGAGTTTGGAATGTCAAAATAACTTATTGATATTTGGAGGGGGCACAAGGCAGTGTCCTGGAAAAGAACTGGGAATAGCAGAAATTTCCACTTTCCTACACTACTTTATAACCAGATACAG GTGGGAAGAGATTGGAGGTGATAAACTAATGAAATTTCCAAGAGTTGAAGCACCAAATGGGCTACATATTAGAGTCTCATCTTACTAA